The Vibrio coralliilyticus genome segment CGGTATTGCGGTTGATCGACTGCTCGAATGGCGTGTTAACCAGGTTCGTCAGGAAATCTCCAAAGTGGCACCCGATGCACTCGATCTTATGGTGGTCTGCGTCGCTTCTGGGCTGACACTGGAAAATACTTTTCGTGTTGTCGGTGAAGAAATGACGTCAGTTTCTCCGGCTTTAGCCCGAGAATGGGCACTGACCGCAACGGAAATGTCAGTGTTGGATTCTCCGCAGCAAGCTTTGCTGAATCTGGATCAGAGATTGGAATTGCCAGATATCAACAACATGGTTGTGACCATGTCTCAAGCGCTTCAGTTTGGTACGCCTCTCTCGCAGGCATTGAGCCTGATTGCGTCTGATAGTCGTCAATACCAGTTGCTCGCTCTCGAAGAATGGGTAGGAAAAATTCCAGCCAAAATGTCTTTCCCACTTGTGGTGTTCATCATGCTTCCAGTCGTGGTCATGATTGTC includes the following:
- a CDS encoding type II secretion system F family protein, whose amino-acid sequence is MISMIATLLIVVGVISSVVCFQLARQQDVIHRRLKQVSISTLHTRSLGEKWRWKSNPARQKQLALIGFSQNHAETQFVLIRFVLMLCGAGLWHFSRSLGWSAVDIAQDIAVAIACGIAVDRLLEWRVNQVRQEISKVAPDALDLMVVCVASGLTLENTFRVVGEEMTSVSPALAREWALTATEMSVLDSPQQALLNLDQRLELPDINNMVVTMSQALQFGTPLSQALSLIASDSRQYQLLALEEWVGKIPAKMSFPLVVFIMLPVVVMIVAPVVLSLFNTLDTL